The region CGGCGACATGCGCTCCGCGCGTCCGCTGCCTGTGGGCGTGGTCGCGCGCGATCATCTGAATGAAGATACGTATCTCTATACCGGCAAGGTCAACGGCGTTTTGGGAGATGTTTTTCCATTTCCTATTACCGCGGATGATCTCAAGCGCGGCCAGCAGCGTTACAACATTTATTGCACACCTTGCCACTCTCCCGTCGGAGATGGCCGTGGCGTCGTGGTACAGCGCGGATACAAACAGCCGCCGGCTTACACCGATCCCAAAGTGTTGCAGACCCCCGTGGGGCACTACTTTGACGTGATGACGAATGGTTACGGCGCTATGCCCGACTATGCAGCGCAAATCAGCGTGCAAGACCGTTGGAGAATTGTCGCCTATATCCGGGCCTTGCAGTTGAGCCAGCATGCCACCCTGGCCGATGTTCCCGCAGGCAAGCGTGGAAACTGGCCTGAGCCAACACCTGTGAAAGTACTGGGCAACGCGCCTCCGGCCGAAGCCGAACAACCGAGCGAGGGAGGTCAAACGAAATGAGCGAAACCACGCGAACCTCGCCCGCACGTACGATTGCAGATCTGATGCCGCCGATCATGCTCGACCGCCTGCAGCGCCGCGCATTATTGCTCGGCGTTATCGCCGGACTGGCGTGTCTGCTGGGTGCCCGGGTTTCACCGCACCAGTTCCTGCGCTCCTACCTCGTGGGATACATGATGGGCTTGGGATTAAGCCTGGGCTCGCTGGGCCTGCTCATGGTGCAATATCTGACGAAGGGCAATTGGGGATTTCTCATCCGCCGTCAACTCGAGGCCGGCAGCCGTGTGCTCCCGCTGATGTTCGTGCTATTTGCGCCGATCTGGGCAGGCATCAAAGGTCTGTATCCCTGGGGTGGACAACTCAGTCAGGAAGATTTGCACCAGTTCAAGATGCAGGCTTACCTGACCCCCAAATGGTTTATCGTCCGCTCGGTTGCATATTTCGTGGTTTGGATCGTGATTGCCTTCTTCCTCAATAAATGGGGCAAGCAGCAGGACTACGATGACGTGCCCGATTTGCCGCGCAGCCGCCGCTTTCAAACATTGGCTGCTCCGGGTCTGGTGATTTTCTGCATTACCGTCACCTTCGCAGTCGTGGATTGGATCATGTCGCTCGATATTCACTGGTATTCGACCATCTATGGCCTGATCTTTATTGACGGCCAGGGGCTGATTACTATGTGCTTCATGATCATGATGACCGCCGCGCTGTTTAAATACCGGCCTATGTCCCAGGTGCTGGTTCCTCAAACCCTGCATGATCTGGGCAACCTGACGTTGGCCATGGTAATGCTGTTCGCGTATTTTTCCTTCTCGCAGTTCCTGATTACATGGTCAGGCAACTTGCCGGAAGAAATTCACTGGTACATAGATCGTCTTAAAGGCGGCTGGGGCGCAGTGATGCTGGCCATTGTGCTGCTTCATTTTGCCATCCCCTTCTTCTTGTTATTGCATAAGCCGATCAAGCGCAACCTGAAGACGCTGGTGCCTGTCGTGGTCATACTGTTTCTGGCGCGCTATATTGATTTGTTGTGGTATGTGGTCCCCAACTTCAATGGCACGATCAACGGCGCCCCGGATCCGCGAGGTCTTTTTTCCTGGTTGGACGTGGCTTGTCCGGTTGCAGTTGTGAGTTTGTGGATTGCCGCCTTCTGCTGGCAATTGAAATCACGCCCGCTGTTCCCGGTCTACGATCCGCTCTGGAAGGAGGTGGAAAAGCTCCATGGACACTAAACACGAACGTTCCTCCGCCCCCATACAGAACCCAGAGCTGCATCACGAAGAGTCCGATGTTGACGCACGCGGCATTATAGGTTTTGGCTTGGGCCTGGCGTTGTGTATCGCCCTGTCGTCCCTGGTGCTTTACGTGGGGTTCAATTCTCTGCGTGACCACTTTACGGTACAGCCCGTTCATCCCAGTCCGCTGATAGGAGTGCGTGAGCCGGTGGAAGCGGAGGATGCGCCGAAGGATTTTCCGAACCCACGCCTGCAAACCAATTATTACGGGGACCTGGACGTAGTCCGCAAACAATGGGCGACGCAACTGGATACCTACGGATGGCAGGATAAAAACGCCGGCGTGGTGCATATCCCCATTGATGAGGCTATGAGGTTGACGCTGGAGCGCGGTCTTCCAGCACGCACGAGTGCTGCGCAGCCTGCTGCTGGTACGCGAACCCAAGGCACGCCGCCAGCTTCGGAGAATCGGACCAAGCTCGTAGCCAGCCGCAATTAATTTGCGGGGAGAATTTGTGGGGTATGGAGACGTAGCAAGCCATGTCTCCGCGCGCGAGCACAAAGATGTTAGGTAGAGACGTAGCTTGCTACGTCTCTGCGTGAGAGCAAAGGGATGTATGACGTTGTGCCGTAAATTTTGTGCGACTGTTGCCTTGCTATGTCTTGCGAGTGCAGCCCAGGCGCAGCTTTACTCGGAGCCTAAAGCGGTAGCCCCTCAGGGCAAGCCGACGATGCTGCAGAACATCGGCATTGACCAGCGGCTCGATCAGCAGGTTCCGCTGGATTTGAAGTTTCGCGATGA is a window of Terriglobales bacterium DNA encoding:
- a CDS encoding cytochrome c, whose amino-acid sequence is MGALWLLMAGCRQDMHDQPKYIPLRESEFFGDMRSARPLPVGVVARDHLNEDTYLYTGKVNGVLGDVFPFPITADDLKRGQQRYNIYCTPCHSPVGDGRGVVVQRGYKQPPAYTDPKVLQTPVGHYFDVMTNGYGAMPDYAAQISVQDRWRIVAYIRALQLSQHATLADVPAGKRGNWPEPTPVKVLGNAPPAEAEQPSEGGQTK